The genomic window accctCCACAGATGACCGTTACTCTAAAATTTTGATCTAAATGGTGATACCAACTTATTTGGCGAGTCGGCTAATCACTAATACATTCCTACACTATGTGAAGAAGGATTGAGCCATGACATGGTATTGATAAGTATCTTATATGTTGGGCAAAGAAAGAATGTAAATAAAGGGCGGTATTGATATTGGATAACACAGAGAGAGCAAATAAAGGGTGTAGTCAACACTGCAAAATGATCTGTACACATGAAAAAAGATTAATCACTTAAATAACAGTGCCTAGTATCTCTATAGATGAAGAGGGTGAACGGCGGGTTTGGAGAGACAAGAACTTCCATAAATAGAGCAATGCGAGGGGATAATTTCCAATTTTCCAACACGAAATGATACCTGCAGATATATCAAATGATAAACTATTCTTGTAAGTACTTATATTTGATATCAACACGTAGTTTCATCATTATTGAATGCACAAATATATCCAAAAATCCAACAAGCAATCCACATATTTACATTTAATTAGTAAACCAAGAGAACATGGGCATGGACAAACATATATCTAAGAGTTTGGAAGAAAGTATGGCAAAAGATAAATTGAGCAGCATCAAGTGGGAGAACCTCAACAGAAATTATGTTTAAGATTTCACAAGTCAAAATAACAAGATAGATAATGGAAGTATACACATGGAATATTAATAGTTTAACAAATCCCTAGTTAAAATCACAAGATGCAGTTTAGATAATTTACAACAACAAGAAAATAACTTACCAAACTACAAAAAATGGCATCAGTTATCAATAGCAGTATCATACTATACAGAAAAAAGATTCAATCCTGAAATCATAACAAACTCACATCTCCTTCGGTTCAATCCAAATCTTCTTGCCTACTTTCCCATCCTCTGTCGCCACTTTCCTGCGGAGACCCACCCGAACCAAACGGGTATCGCAAAGATATCCTAAAAGTCCTGGGAACAGGTCTACCCCCAGAAGCGTCACCGCTGCCGCTGCCGCCACCGCCACTGCCACTGCCAGACCTCGAACCATCACCACCACCGTCCCCCTGGCGATTCCGATTCTCATAATCAGGGTCGTCGGTTGGCAATTCATACCGGCAAACAGGGCAAGAATTGTGTAGTTGAAGCCACGGAAGCAAGCAATCATCGTGATAGACGTGTTTACAAGGCATCTGCCTCACCTGCGACCCCTTCTCGAACTCGTCCTGGCAAACCGCGCACTGGTTATGCTCGGAGTTCAGCAACTCGTCGTCCACCGTCACCGTCGGAAGATTCTCCACGGCTGTCTTCGACGCCGGCGGGGTACCATAACGGTTGGGATCATTCTCGGCTAGCTGCTGAATCAACTGCTCGAGGCCGGGACCGAGGAAGTAATCGCCGATGTTCGCCGGAAGGCGAAACCCTGGGTCCGAAGGGTGGTTGATCTCGAATTGTACATTTGCTCCGTCGGCGCGAAGGCCTTGGAGGTGGTTCTGGAGAAACATAAATGGGTCGAACATATCGGATCGAATAAATTCATGCCGCGGCGTGGATCCGGAGGAACTGGAGAAGATGCGAGGGTTCTGGAGGTCGATGGTGGTGgaggcggcggcggcggcggaggAGAGCAGGAAAGGGAGGAAGGACAAAGGATGGAAGGGGAGTTGAGCATCGGAGGAAGGATCGGGGCCGAAACTGAAGGAGATGTTTtcgttagggttagggttgggatCGGTGAATTCTTCAACGAAGCCTTGGAGGCAAAACGGACAGAAAGGCTCGGATTCGTCGGAGACGGTGATTCTCCGGGTGCAAACGTGACAGAAGTACGGCTTAGCTCCGCCGACGACGGCCTCGCCGGACGACATGGTTTCTGACTAACAACACCAATATTCAAAGAACCTCGTTTCGAACGAAACGAAGGAGAAAGAAGCAACCCCCTCCCTCTTCGCCTTCCGTTCGTAAAAAGGGACAACAAAAAATTGGGCCTATAATTGGGCCAGACCGAAATATAATTGGGCCAGCCCAAACCGagtttcttcattctttcttagCCCGACAAATAATCTGCAACggttgataatgataatgatgaatAGATATTTACAGCTTCGTCTCCGGGTTTGCAACAAAGGGGATTTAGGATTGGGAAGTGTTATTGCAGAGAAAAACGCATTTTTTCTTCATCCTTGTGGTTTTGTGCTATGTGTAGCATCATTTCGAAGACGCACTACCATTTAGGACAACTTCCATTGAAGCCACTTCATTCTAGGTACTCAATCTTGAAGCttgtttctctttctttttcgttttttcttCCTGTTTTTGTTGTGTAATAGTGTGTAGTGTTTGCTGCAGTAAGAGAGAGTATGGAATTGGGAGGGTGAAGATGAATGGGAGAATGGGGGTGGTGTGTATGGGGATGCTTGCACCCAGAAAGTTCATGCAGAGAAGGAAGAAATTGGAAGTGTTCAAGGATGCTGCTGATGAAGCTGATCAGAAGAATTGGAGGAGGCTCATGAACCAAATTGACGAGACCGGTTCCGCTGTTTCCGTCCTCATTTCTGAGAAGAAAGCAAACCACACTCTTCCTAGAGACCTTATCCTTGGTACCTTGGTTAGGTATAAACAACTCAAAAGGTGGAACTTTGTTGTTGAGGTATACAATGAaaaattatacatatatatagataACACTTTTTGTGGCCCTATGAAATTCTTGCTTGGTACTTTGTTGATGATTCTAATTAATTGCTacatgtttgatttttttttaattttctagatTCTTGAATGGCTTCGGACTCAAAGTTGGTGGGATTTCGGTAAGATGGATTTTGTTATGCTTATAACGGCTTATGGAAAGCTGGGAGACTTCAATAATGCTGAGAAGGTCTTGAGCTTGATGAATAAGAATGGGTATCCACCAAATGTAGTAGCTCAGACTGCACTTATGGAGGCATATGCGAAAGGAGGTCGATGCAGTAGCGCCGAAACAATATTTCGTAGGATGCAGAGATCAGGCCCTGAACCTTCTGCAGTAACATATCAGATAATACTCAATGCGTTTGTTCAGGTAAACATAGATCTTGTTCTATGCACTTTAATTTTGCCTTATGAAATATTGCTGAGTTAATGTCGTTAACTTTCGCTTTTGCATTTTTATTACTGATATGCTTGTAGGGGAACAAGTTTAAAGAAGCTGAAGAAGTATTTGAAAATCTACTGAATGATGAAAAATCGCCTTTGAAACCAGATCAGAAGATGTTTCATATGATGATTTATATGTATAAGAAGGCAGGAAGTTATGAGAAGGCTCGCAAGGCATTTGCAGTGATGGCTGAACGGGGAATTGAACAATCTACAGTTACATATAACAGCTTGATGTCATTTGAAACAAATTACAAGGAAGTTTCAAACATATATGATCAGGTAATATTAATTGTCTGTCAAACTTATCTTTCATAAAATCTCTGGTAAATTTGGGATAGTCTAATTCCAACTCTTGTATTCTATGAATTCTTATTACAGGCAGCATCATCTTcgatattactcttttctctttttttaattgaaaacttAATACGTGTACATTGAACATTGAATTACTTTGTTATTTCCAAAGGAAAAGGAACTAATTTTGAGCTTGCTTGTATAAAGAAAAAAATTGCTTATTTAGAAATGCTTCTTCAAATGAGATAGATAGGCTGTAAATTTTCAGTAAAGACTCAATTTTCATCCCTAGTTCTTTGTATCAGAATGATGAGCACCAGTTTGTTTCAGTCAGATTTTTGATAAAATACCAAACCATTAGTAATTTTAGACAAAATTTATTTGATCCGAGTCATTTTCAAGACTGTCCATTAGTTTTCATCTACTTTATTCCCCCTTTAATATATTGTTTATAATTAATTCATCAGATTTTGAAGTCAATGCCTTATTTTAGATGCAAAGAGCTGGTCTCAGACCTGATGTTGTGAGCTATGCCTTACTCATCAATGCTTACGGGAAGGCCAGGAGGGAGGAAGAAGCACTAGCTGTATTTGAGGAAATGCTTGATGCCGGTGTCAGGTATGTTAAAGAATAAAGAATATGATTATTATTACATCATGACTTGAAAGAATGCTGTAACCTGTCAACTGGTGCATTATCAACTGGACTGAACACTATATTTTTTGCATGGATGAAATTTAACATCTCAATATTTTTACTGCTGTTGATTGGTGTCTATTTTTTTTTGCCAACTTAGTTATAGTTTATCTAGTAAAGGTTTTTAATTTACAGAATTTTTCTTCTGTTTCACAGACCAACCAGGAAGGCTTACAATATTTTACTAGATGCATTTTCAATATCTGGAATGGTAGAACAAGCTCGGACAGTGTTTAAGAGCATGAGAAGAGATAGGTAAATTGTACTTCTTAATCCTTATACTGTGATTCATTATTGAGTAGGATTCCATTTCTGCAAGAAATCACTGGCCGAATGAAAGGCTCGCTGCTCGCCTATGTTGGTTCCGCTTTTTACAGTGGTTTATGTTTTAATTAAATGAAGAAAACAATGAGCATCTTACATTATGATGACCCTTTAAAATTTAATCTCTCTTGCTATCAAGCATTGAGGAAGCATTCTGCTCATATCATTGTACTTGCTCCATGCAGATGCTCACCGGATATTTGCTCATACACTACCATGTTATCAGCTTATGTGAATGCATCTGACATGGAGGGTGCTGAGAAGTTTTTCAAGAGATTGATACAAGATGGTTTTGAGCCCAATGTTGTAACCTATGGAACCTTAATCAAAGGTTATGCTAAGATAAATGATCTTGGGAAGGTAACACAGAAGTACGAGGAAATGCTTAAGCGCGGCATCAAGGCGAATCAGACTATTCTGACCAACATCATGGATGCATATGGAAAATCCGGTGACTTCGACAGCGCTGTCCTTTGGTTCAAGGAAATGAAGTCTCCTGATCAGAAAGCCAAAAACGTCCTTCTATCTTTAGCAAATACAGAGGAGGAGAGAAAAGAGGCTAATGACCTTGCATTGCATTCCAATTTACCTAAAGTTAATGGTGTTAGCAAATTaggtgatgaagatgatgatgagaaTGAGAATGAGAATGATAACGATAACGATCAAGAACATAATTATGAATATTTTGATGCACAGTTGAGCATGGCCTATGATGAACAATCCAGAGTTCCCAGCTGATGACCGAGAAGTTCTGGAAGTCTCATTACAAATTTTGTTTATTGTCAAATTTAGGAtctttatgtttttctttttctgtggtgCAATTATATTATAGACAaacaattcttttctttttcttcaattatTTTCGAAAGTGTTCATTTCAATACGTAAAAACTGTTGATGCATTTATACCAACAAGCTCTTTTGTCAaggatttatttttctttcgaGATAAATTAGGAAGcaaaattaaaatgataaaaaaccatgcaacaaaaaaattgattaatCTGTAACggtaaatttaattattttattaaaaaaatatatttatatataaatatttggCATATAATGTACGTGTGGTCAAGAATGAAAAATGGGGGAGAGTGACAGCATTGGTTCCTGGCATATCATATTTTATCGTTGAACTTCACTTTGAGCCTTTCCTCTCGATTGGCGATTCACAAATGGCATCGCTGTCACTTCCGACGCTTCCACTCCGTACACTTGCATCTACCTCCTCCGCCTCCTCCTACTCTTCTGCTCCTTTGCTTCACTGCTCCGTTCCGGCGAGGCTTTCCTTTTATTCCTCCCAAAGAAGAACTACATGCCCCAAGCTCCGCTGTTCCCGTCAATTCACCGTTACTTGCGGCACCGCCATCACAGAGATCAACGAGACACAGTTTAACGACACTGTTTTGAAGGCTAACCGTCCCGTTCTCGTTGAGTTCGTCGCTAACTGGTGCGGTCCTTGCCGTTTGATCTCTCCCGCTATGGAATCCCTAGCTCAGGTCTCTCTCGCCCTCCAAATTCCTTTTTCCTGAAGAATTTATCGTCCCGTTTTCTTACTATCcgattatattaattaattaattaacaataaATAATTCTTCTTTTGATAACAAAATTTAGAGTGTTGGTTAGAGTGTTGTCTTATTTCATATGTCTTCGTCGAATGAAATAAAAGTATTAAAAAAGAacactattttttttaatagagAGATATTTGCCATGCTAGCAACACATACTTAAGCTTGGGATGGTTTATATTGATGAACCATGAAAGTAAGGACAGGATTTTAAGAAATGCAATACATCTTATCATGGTGATCTCTTTACATGAGGTGGTGATTTTGGTTCAATGAACAGAACTTCTTGCTGAATGTTCTTAAGGATATTCTCTCAAACTGAAATGTTTTGTATCATAAATTGCAGGAATATGAAGACAGATTAACAGTGGTGAAGATTGATCATGATGCAAACCCTAGGCTAATCGAAGAGTACAAAGTTTATGGGCTACCAACATTGATCCTCTTCAAGAATGGGCAGGAAGTTCCAGAAAGCAGAAGAGAAGGTGCAATAACCAAAGTTAAACTCAAAGAGTATGTGGATGCTTTATTGGAATCAATCTCAGTTTCTTAGCGAGTCGAAATTCTGTTTCCCTCTCGGTTTGCCGGATTTCTACACTCTTGAGTCAACTGTATAACATAAGCTGCAAATACAGGATGTTTTGTTTTAAGTAAATTTGTGACTTTCTATCCCTTTTTGGGTTTCCCTTTGTTGTTTGATTCAGGTGTATAAATTTCTTCTCCTTTGACAGAAGTGTAATTGGTAACATTGTTAAACAATCAAGAGGCTTAATGTAATTAGGGTTGTGAAATTTGACGTTATTACAAAATTTTATTCCACAAAATTGGAAGCCTTAAATGAATGATTCAGAACTCTATCTGCAGCACCACCAGTATAGTATCCCCAGCACTGCTTCTTCTCTGCATGAATGACAATGATGTTTATACAAAGTTATAgacaattgtggaagtagcaaaGAATTCAATATATTAGAAATGCAACTATATATAACTGACTTCAATGTTAAATAGAGCAGTGTAATAGATTGAAAAGCAAAAATGGTATGGCATAAAGGTAATTGAAGTATTACAATGATCATTGTTCCAAAAGAGCAAAAcccaaatatttaaaataaagatCTTATAGGACATGAACAAAGGCCGTGCTTTAGTATCTTAATCTCAAGGAAGCTTAAAAATAGACAAATTCATAGGGAAAAGGAACTTCTAAACGGGTCATGTGCTGTGTGATTCACCAAGAGATCCTACAGTAGCCAACCTAACTACCTAAGTGAAACTATTGGACTAATATTACGAACATTTTCTTACAGGGTGtaacacactctctctctctctctctctctctctctctcatggcAGTGCGAATCCTCAAACCGAATCCCTGTGCTCTTTGTCATCTCTTATTCTCCAAAAGATTACGACTTTCAACTTCCACCACTCGTTCGGTTTCTCAAGcacccacttcttcttctttttcttctacgCACGTCGATGCCCTGATCTCCATCTTCACCAAACGACCCTTCACTCCAGACACCCCTGAACTCACCCAAATCGCACCCTTCCTCACCTCTCACCTCGTCGAATCCGTCCTCAACCGCTTCCACAGCTGGAAGCTCGCTCACACATTCTTCAATTGGGCTTCAACCCAACATGGCTACCGCCACACTTGCTACACCTACAATGCCATGGCTTCAATTTTGTCCCGTTCCCGCCAAATTCCTCCTTTGAAGTCTCTTCTCAAAGACATCGTCCAATCTCGTTGCTCTTTCCCCCCTGGGGCACTCGGTTTCTTGGTTCGGTGCCTGGGCAGTGCTGGGTTGGTTGAAGAAGCAAAcgaggtgtttgatgaaatgcgcCTGAAGGGTCTCTGCATTCCAAATGATTACTCTTACAATTGCTTGTTGGAGGCTTTGTCTAAGTCTGGTTCCGTTGATTTGATGAAGAAGAGGTTGAACGAAATGCACAGATTTGGTTGGGAATTTGATAAGTTCACTTTGACCCCGGTCATGCAGGCATATTGCAATTCTCGCAGGTTTGAAGAGGCTTTGAGTGTTTATAACACAATGCAGGAGAAGGGTTGGGTTGATGAACGTGTTTGGACCATGCTGGCTTTGTCTTTCAGCAAGTGGGGTGAGGTGGATAAGGCGTTTGAGTTGGTGGAGAGAATGGAGGAGCAGAGAATGAGAATGAATGAGAAGACTTACTGTGTTCTGATTCATGGGTTTGTGAAAGAGTCTCGGATTGATAAGGCCCTCCAGTTGTTTGATAAAATGAGGAAGGCTGGTTTCACTCCTGATGTTTCCTTGTATGATGTTCTGATTAGAGGACTGTGCAGGAATAAAGAGACTAACAAAGCTTTGAGCTTGATTTCGGACATGAAGGAACTTGGCATCCTACCTGATGTTCGAATCCTCACGAACTTGCTGTCATCTTTTTCAGACAAGACTATGGTTGTGAGAATACTAGAAGAAATCCCGGAAGAGGAAGATGATAAAACTGTTGTTTTGATTTATAATGCTGTTTTGAATAGTTATGTTGGTGATGGGTTGATGGATGAAGCTTATCACCTTCTTCAGATGATGATTCGAAGCAAATCTGGTACTGATGCTGATACAAATAATTTCATCAGAGTCAAGAGATTGGTTTTACCTAATATCACATCCTTCAGCATTGTTATTGATGGCCTGCTCAAAAATGGTCAGCTGGACCTTGCGCTGAGCCTCGTCCATGATATGCAACAATTAGCTTGCAAACCAAATATTTCAATCTATAACAATCTGATCAATGATCTATGCAATTCCAATAGATTGGAGGAAAGCTTTGAGCTTTTGACAGCGATGAAAGAATCAGGAATTGAACCAACTCATTTCACTCACAACTCAATATATGGGTGCCTGTGTAAAAGGAAGGATGTTTCAGGAGCCATCAATATGCTGAAGGAGATGCGTGCTTGTGGGCATGAACCGTGGATAAAACATTCAACCTGTATTGTGAAAGAGCTATCTGATCATGGGAGGGCAATAGAAGCATGTAAGTTCCTTAACAGCATGATTCAAGAAGGTTTCCTTCCTGATATAGTGTCCTATTCTCCAGCAATTGGTGGCTTGATCAAGATGCAGGAATTGGATCAAGCTCTGAAGTTATTCAGGGATTTGTGTTCTCGTGGCCACTGTCCTGATGTGGTTGCTTACAACATAATGATAAGTGGGCTTTGCAAAGCCAACAGATTCGCAGAGGCTGAAAATTTGTTAGATGACATTGTTTTGAAGGGTCTCTCTCCCTCAGTTGTTACATACAATTTGCTAATTGATTTTTGTTGCAAGAATGGTTCTATTGATAAGGCTATGGCGATTCTTTCCAAAATGTCTGGAGAAGGTAGGGAACCAAATATCATTACATACACAACTTTGGTAGATGGATTATGCAGAGAAGACAGGCCTGATGATGCTCTATTGGTTTGGAAAGAGATGGAAAAAAAGGGTTGTCCGCCGAATCGAATTGCTTTCATGGCACTCATTCATGGTCTTTGCAAATGCGGTAGGCCAATTACAGCCCTCCGTCGTTTGCGCGAAATGGAACAGAGAGAAATGAAAGCCGACTCATTCATCTATATTGCATTGATGAGCGCTTTCTTGTCTGATCTAAACTTGATCTCAGCATTTGAGATTTTCAAAGAGATGGTTGATTCAGAATCTTTTCCTGAACCCCATGATAAAAATTACAGTATTGCCGTAGATGCGATAAGTAGATTTTCTAATGATCATCAAACATCCTCTGGTATCCAGGTTCTAAGGGAAGAGGGAAAAATCCCAACACATGGTTTTTGACTGTTTGGAGTGAAAATGTTGATCTTTTCTAGTCAACCACTTTTAGCTATATCTAAAGGAAGTCAAAGTTACATATCAAATTGGAAAAGGAAcaaaagaatgaaagagaaggagGGAACCAGGATACGTTCGTTTACAGAGACAGGATGTTGAGACATGAAGAAACAGAGACACAAAGTCATGTTTGACAGAGGAGACATGGATAGAAATAATATGTCTAGAGatattgaattagtgtattttgtatcaATTCTAACAAAAAAGACATTAAGACACTAACAAaaaacacaacttattttttatttttttttttattattcttgttaatttttcataattatattttttattattatatttttttgtctcaaattttttgaatgaaaaaataaaaataaattaaattttcatcatttgttctagtttatcaaccaaacagaatacaagaacataaaattttgtgtctctatccTTTATGTCTCCCACTTGGAAGGAATGAAGTAATAAATGATGGTAGAAACTCAAATGTAGTCGACTTCACATAAAGTTGATAGCTGGGAGTCGttggataaaaatttagtcaaattaatcaGATCATCTAAACACGAATAAAATACGAATATTTTAGAAACTTAGTCATTAAAAATTTATCAAACACAAATATTTTATTAGcgtttttagaaatttatttaaaatattactcttttctctgagtttttttttttcaatttttgaatgTGATAGATTAAAATGTGGAATTATGAAATTTACTTCTAGTTTGTAGTGAGTAAATTCCCAAAGTAATCCCTCAGATTGAGCTCGCGCACCAATGTTATCCCTGACTTTCGAAATGCTCTAATTGCACCCTTCAGATTGAGCTCCGTGCGAAATCCTggtccttccacccaatttcgGCGTGACTCAGCAACCGGAGCGCTGAGCTGACTGCTTATGGTCCACATAGGCAGCcttaaacgacgccgttttgccTGGAGGGTGTTAATGAATTAGGACGACGTCGTTTTGCCTTGGAGGGGAATTGAAAGGTTGCTTGGGGAGAGGGTTGATCATTCGTTAGTCTTTCTCCTACTTCTCTTCAAACGTTTCTTCTCTTTTTCGTCCAGAGAATGCTGTGACGTTAGGGCACGTTCTTGACTAAGTTCATTGGCAGGAGAAGGAAGGACACCACAGGTACGAAGTTGTTGAGGCAGAGGGTATCGTCATCGTCAGCTACAACAAGGTTAGTAATACAATGTGTAGTtgaagtttaaattttttttttttttggtttccatTGATGGCTCTTCACGTGGTGTGTTGATTGAAGGAGATTTCATCTTCGTTTGGTGTTTTGTTTAGATTTCTATGTTAGGTTTTTTGTGGTTACGCTGTTAGCATAGGGTTTGGGTTGCTCTGTTTTTTTTATGTATCCAAGAAAGATTGTTTCCTCTAATGATACGGTTCTCTAGTTATGGTCAGAAGTTAGTGTTGCAtgtgtttaatttgtttgtttacTTATCTCGCAGATATATGAAGTACTAAACATTATGTTTCATCATGGAGGAACTTTTGAAAATGGTGTGGATGGAAAAATTGGTTACTACAGAAACTGCCTTGGTGATGTTGAGGTGGATAGGCTGGAAGTATTTTACCTGAGAAACTATTATAAGGAGCTAGGTTATGACAGAATGAAGGAAGTTTGGTGGCTTGTACCTGAAAAGAGTATAGGGGAGGGATTGAGGAAGTTAAAGAGTGATGCAGACCTAAGAGAGATGTGTGAGATGGGTTCACAGAATGCGGGTCTTGTTGATATCTACATTGAACATGAGGTTTCGTCATCTGAACTGATAGAAGGGAAGGAGGTTATGGTATACATTGATGATCAAGTAAGGGACCTTGGGACGCAAGCTAAGGAAAATGTTGCAGCTGCCCCACACGATGGTGCTAGGCCAAATGATGAAAAGAATCCTACTGCTAATATGAGTCGACCTAGGGAGGAAGGGGTTAAAGCATCTGTTAAGGTGCCGATTGaacaaaaacttaaaaagaaGGCCAAGAACACCCCGAAACCAAATCAAACAAAAGTTCATAGGAGGTATTGCCTGAAGTCTGCCACTGGGATAGGAGGCACAAAGGCTCAGAAAAAGAAGCAGGGTAGCAAGATCCCAGTGATGTTGATGTCCTCTGATGAGGAGTCCTCTAATTTTGATGATAGTTCAGAAGATGAGCCCTATAAACCAGTAAGGAAAAACAACTCATCTGATTCATGTGCTGCGGACCATGTTCCTTCACGTAAGGTAAAAGGTAAGAAGAAAACAAGTAATAAGAGTGATTCACAGGATAAGGGTAAGGGGAAGAATAAGATGAAGGAGAAGATTTGTGTTGATGACGATGCTTTTGTGGAGATTAATTCTGATGTTGAAGTGGATTTTGGGAAAGTAGGAACTGATAAGAATGATGATTATGATGCATACAATCCTGGGACCGATTCTGATGGTGCCAACTCTTGGCATTCATTGGAGATGAAAACCCCACCCAATTCTGAAGACGAATTAGAAGAGGAGACCGAGTCTGATGAGGTGTTTCCAGTTTTTAGAGAGGGGGCTAGGTTCGGGGAGCTTCACTTAGAGGTTAGAATAAAGTTTAATACGAAGTGGAATTTTAAAGAGGCTGTTAGGGAGTACACCATCCAGGAGGGAAGGCGTATTCGATTCAATAAAAATGATAGGAAGAGGCTTAGGGCAGTTTGCAAGGTGAAGGAATGCAGTTGGGTTATCTTTGCTTCCAAGGACCGAGACGATACTTGCTGGCAATTGAAGACTTTCAGAGATGATCATAGCTATGCAAGAGAGGATAAGAACAGAGCAGTCAATCGTAACTGGGTCGCTAGTAAGCTGGTGAAGAAAGTCAGAAAGTATTCCAACTTCAGGCATTGTGATGCAAACACCTTCTTCAAGATCAAGTATGATCTGTCATTGAATAGGAACTCGATCTCAAGGGCACTATCTGATGCTAGAAACCTTATATATGGTGAGGGACTATGGGGAGACACTGTTAAAGACCAACCCAGGTTCAACTGTCCAAATTTACACCATTCCACAGCCAAACGGTGATGTCATATTTGAGAAAATGTATGTGTGTTTAAGTGGCTGCAAGAATGGATTTAAGGCAGGATGTCGTCCACTCATTTAAGGCAGGACTACTTTAGATGCACGATAGCAAAAGTTAGGGACAATTATGGTGCGTTTAATACAAACTCAGGGACTATTATGGTGAAAATATTAAAATTCAGGGTCTACTATggtgaaaatataaaaaatcaaaGTCTATTATGGTGAACATATAACTGTGTATTCTATAAACTTCTCTCTACTGTATCTGAGTTAATTATTATTTGCATCCACTCTGTGTTGCAAGGACTCATAAATGCTGTACAGGAGGTGATGCCCAATGTGCATCACCGTTTCTGTGTATGACATTTGTGGAGGAATTTCAACAAGCAATGGAAAGATCTGAACAAGTGGCCAGAGGATTTTTGCCACAAGCTCCTCACAATGGAGTCGTACAAAGCCACTTACTCCCACCACATAAATTCTTTACCTGACCAACAATTATGGGAAAGATCTGAGAACAACAGACCATTGACACCTTTGGATAAAAGGAAACCTGGACAGCTCCAAACTAAGAGAAGGAAGGATGCGGATGAGGGGGGTCAGTCTAACAAGAAATCAAAGCCAACCACCACTCTGAAGAGACAGCTACGACCATTCACTTGCAAGTATTGCTTGCAGAAAG from Arachis ipaensis cultivar K30076 chromosome B09, Araip1.1, whole genome shotgun sequence includes these protein-coding regions:
- the LOC107617409 gene encoding E3 ubiquitin-protein ligase RING1 (The sequence of the model RefSeq protein was modified relative to this genomic sequence to represent the inferred CDS: added 138 bases not found in genome assembly) yields the protein MSSGEAVVGGAKPYFCHVCTRRITVSDESEPFCPFCLQGFVEEFTDPNPNPNENISFSFGPDPSSDAQLPFHPLSFLPFLLSSAAAAASTTIDLQNPRIFSSSSGSTPRHEFIRSDMFDPFMFLQNHLQGLRADGANVQFEINHPSDPGFRLPANIGDYFLGPGLEQLIQQLAENDPNRYGTPPASKTAVENLPTVTVDDELLNSEHNQCAVCQDEFEKGSQVRQMPCKHVYHDDCLLPWLQLHNSCPVCRYELPTDDPDYENRNRQGDGGGDGSRSGGGGDASGGRPVPRTFRISLRYPFGSGGSPQESGDRGWESRQEDLD
- the LOC107617408 gene encoding pentatricopeptide repeat-containing protein At3g59040 gives rise to the protein MCSIISKTHYHLGQLPLKPLHSSKREYGIGRVKMNGRMGVVCMGMLAPRKFMQRRKKLEVFKDAADEADQKNWRRLMNQIDETGSAVSVLISEKKANHTLPRDLILGTLVRYKQLKRWNFVVEILEWLRTQSWWDFGKMDFVMLITAYGKLGDFNNAEKVLSLMNKNGYPPNVVAQTALMEAYAKGGRCSSAETIFRRMQRSGPEPSAVTYQIILNAFVQGNKFKEAEEVFENLLNDEKSPLKPDQKMFHMMIYMYKKAGSYEKARKAFAVMAERGIEQSTVTYNSLMSFETNYKEVSNIYDQMQRAGLRPDVVSYALLINAYGKARREEEALAVFEEMLDAGVRPTRKAYNILLDAFSISGMVEQARTVFKSMRRDRCSPDICSYTTMLSAYVNASDMEGAEKFFKRLIQDGFEPNVVTYGTLIKGYAKINDLGKVTQKYEEMLKRGIKANQTILTNIMDAYGKSGDFDSAVLWFKEMKSPDQKAKNVLLSLANTEEERKEANDLALHSNLPKVNGVSKLGDEDDDENENENDNDNDQEHNYEYFDAQLSMAYDEQSRVPS
- the LOC107617407 gene encoding thioredoxin X, chloroplastic, which encodes MASLSLPTLPLRTLASTSSASSYSSAPLLHCSVPARLSFYSSQRRTTCPKLRCSRQFTVTCGTAITEINETQFNDTVLKANRPVLVEFVANWCGPCRLISPAMESLAQEYEDRLTVVKIDHDANPRLIEEYKVYGLPTLILFKNGQEVPESRREGAITKVKLKEYVDALLESISVS
- the LOC107617405 gene encoding putative pentatricopeptide repeat-containing protein At5g08310, mitochondrial; translated protein: MAVRILKPNPCALCHLLFSKRLRLSTSTTRSVSQAPTSSSFSSTHVDALISIFTKRPFTPDTPELTQIAPFLTSHLVESVLNRFHSWKLAHTFFNWASTQHGYRHTCYTYNAMASILSRSRQIPPLKSLLKDIVQSRCSFPPGALGFLVRCLGSAGLVEEANEVFDEMRLKGLCIPNDYSYNCLLEALSKSGSVDLMKKRLNEMHRFGWEFDKFTLTPVMQAYCNSRRFEEALSVYNTMQEKGWVDERVWTMLALSFSKWGEVDKAFELVERMEEQRMRMNEKTYCVLIHGFVKESRIDKALQLFDKMRKAGFTPDVSLYDVLIRGLCRNKETNKALSLISDMKELGILPDVRILTNLLSSFSDKTMVVRILEEIPEEEDDKTVVLIYNAVLNSYVGDGLMDEAYHLLQMMIRSKSGTDADTNNFIRVKRLVLPNITSFSIVIDGLLKNGQLDLALSLVHDMQQLACKPNISIYNNLINDLCNSNRLEESFELLTAMKESGIEPTHFTHNSIYGCLCKRKDVSGAINMLKEMRACGHEPWIKHSTCIVKELSDHGRAIEACKFLNSMIQEGFLPDIVSYSPAIGGLIKMQELDQALKLFRDLCSRGHCPDVVAYNIMISGLCKANRFAEAENLLDDIVLKGLSPSVVTYNLLIDFCCKNGSIDKAMAILSKMSGEGREPNIITYTTLVDGLCREDRPDDALLVWKEMEKKGCPPNRIAFMALIHGLCKCGRPITALRRLREMEQREMKADSFIYIALMSAFLSDLNLISAFEIFKEMVDSESFPEPHDKNYSIAVDAISRFSNDHQTSSGIQVLREEGKIPTHGF